The genomic window AACTCCTTCGTCCACGCACTTCTGGTGGAACGATTCGACCCGGAGTTGAACGTGTTTGATGGGGACGCTGAGATATCGCCGGAGTTGAGGTACGAGTGCTGCTTCCTCTGGGTGGATATATCGTTCAATGTGTTGAGGGATTACTTGTTGAAGCGAGTGGACGACATGCTTGACTCAGGAATGGTGGAAGAGTTAGCTGAGTTCTTCGACCGCGACTCGCCCGATTTAGAACTCGAATCGGCCAGCCGAACCGGTTTGAGAAAAGCCATTGGGGTGCCTGAGTTCGACCGCTTTTTTAAATTGTACCCTCCTGGTTGCCACGATTCACTGCGGGCGGGTGCATACGAGAAAGCCGTGAGGGCCATAAAGGATAACACGTGTCAGCTGGCCAAGAGGCAGATACAAAAGATCCACCGGTTAAAAGCTGCCGGGTGGGACCTACGGAGGCTAGATGCCACGGAGGCGTTTCGGGTGCTCATGACGTCAGGGCGTGACGGCGGCGCCAACGGCGGAGATAGGTGGTCCGATGTGTGGGGGAGGGATGTGTTGGAACCAAGCGTGAAGATTGTGAGGCGCTTCTTGATGGAGTAGGTCTTCCAGCTAAATCCAGCTACTACTCtaactctctttcttttttttttttaatttaatttcattgtgTTTATTTTACCACCAAAAAAGAGAGGGGAAAAAACAAGCTGACAAAATTGTTTGGGGGAGGGGGGATTGTACAAAAAAAATGGAAATGGGTAAATGCGACTTTGGATAAATTAGGTTGTGCTCTCGGGAGATTGGAGGAATGGGAAATGGCCATGGTCGTGACCATTGGCTACCAAATTTTGGTTTCTGTTCATGTGAGGTTCTACAGTTTTACTCAAGGCTGATTTTCGTGGCAACAAtgtaagaaagaaaacaaaaagaaaaaatatatcgATAATAGTACTACAGAAAAAAGATGAGAATTTTTGTTAGcgttagattttttattttttattttcaccctTTCCTCCTGGAGCTTTGGCTGGCGTTGTTGTTAATTATTAAAAGGAAAATATTGCAACCTGAAACTGTGAACGAATGTTTGTTGCTGTCGAAGTTATTCATGTGTTTCCCActcttgtttgtttgttttctctCACTCATATATTGGGCGTGGACGTTGAAATGATGAGCAAATCACATAACATAGGGAACTTTCTAACAGCAAGTAAGGCACATATTTATTTGTGTTTGGTATATACTAGTAATAACATTACAACATAtaacttataaccaataataaataaatgGGTACAAAAGATGAGAGGAGAATCTTATTGTGGAATCTGGATTAAGGTTTTAGGAGTTGGGGATGGCAGGCAACAAACACCCAAATTCTCTCCAACCCCACTTTTCATTCCTCCCCTCCAATTAACTAAAGGACAACCATGcgcttttctccctttttccttttcaccttttttttttcttctcatatTTAATTCTTTTGTTTTAGGACGGAGTATGTACTACATTATCATTTATCAGGAGGCGAATGACTCTGATGAATTTGTCTTGGCTATGAAACAAATCCTGCTTCCTTTAGTTTTATTCTTTATGTGTAATCATTTCGCATTTACGCTCTCTCAAAATTTCTCAACTAATTGTTTGTTGTTTCCTTCGGCAACGGTGACAACATAAATATCAGAAACCGCTTTTAATTAGATGAAAGGAATACTTGGTTGAGAGAGTGTTAAACCACGTAAATCTACGATttgtttccttattttatgaGCTTTTGAAAGTTTGTTTATGACTTCCTTAGCTTTATTTATCCTACCGTGGCCATTGAGAATCTTAATAAATGGACCCTGTCAATAAACCTACTAAGGTTCCTAACTATATATTTGTCTTGTCCGTGAAAGAATGATTTGGATTAGAAAAAATAGTTGTCTATAGATAGATGGCAGATATAAATTGTGGATACTATCACCTTCTATTCATcgttatataaataaaaatgctACTTATCCTTTTAAATTTAGTTTTTGGTTAATCtttttaagaatttattattatttaattaatttaaatatctatttttaaatattaattattcaaaaaataaaaaaagttatttattttttatttattttttaaattaaataaaagacaATATTTAAAGAATACCTAGTTGTACTAACGTCTCATAAATTGGGTCTACAACTAAATATACACATAATGCAACTCTTTTATTAATTATCCTTCTATTATTGTTTGACAAAATTATTCCGCTTTGGTTTTGTGCAATTATGAAGAAGGCCATGGCATTTTTATTTAGTCAATCCTCCATCAGCAGACTAACAGCACAGATATATAATACTGCTATAAAAtatcatataataatatatatcttATCATAGAAGAAGTTCACATATAGTATATCTAATCTAAACTAATATTTTCCAAGGCTGCAGGAATCGGGTGAAAATCGTGAAGCCACCTGAAATAATTTATTGTGTAATCTAATATAATATAATTCCTTGTATATCATGAATTATCAATCTGAATCAGCATGAGATATTCCTTTCCTCTCTTGTAGTATTATCACCTTAGCTTGACTTGTTACACAACAACTATCCAACAAGTGCGCCAATCGTAGCAAAGGAGGAAAGTCCTCAACTATCTCCCATAGGGTCGGAGCAAAATGCTGTTACATCAACcataaattaaagaagaaaataataataataacaacctTTTTATATCAATTCTCACAATTCATGGCATCGAGATGTGAATAGGTCACCGAACAACCAAAAAGTTGGCAATGCTGCTAGGGTTTTAGAGGTCTGCATAACAAGTTGAATATACCATAGTATCAGATATTTATGATTTATATCTTTATTGTAACTCTGTTTTATTTGTCTTAACAACTTAACGATCCCCGTATTGAAAGGAAGCT from Arachis ipaensis cultivar K30076 chromosome B09, Araip1.1, whole genome shotgun sequence includes these protein-coding regions:
- the LOC107617217 gene encoding adenylate isopentenyltransferase is translated as MRLSLFSLLPHRHPNIITTTPRSSRMDASFHRRKDKVVVIVGATGSGKSRLSLDLASLSFPFSELINSDKMQVYNGLEITTNKIPIHERKGVPHHLLGDVSPAHGEFSPSDFRRRAGEIISDITSRNKLPIVVGGSNSFVHALLVERFDPELNVFDGDAEISPELRYECCFLWVDISFNVLRDYLLKRVDDMLDSGMVEELAEFFDRDSPDLELESASRTGLRKAIGVPEFDRFFKLYPPGCHDSLRAGAYEKAVRAIKDNTCQLAKRQIQKIHRLKAAGWDLRRLDATEAFRVLMTSGRDGGANGGDRWSDVWGRDVLEPSVKIVRRFLME